The proteins below come from a single Pseudarthrobacter sp. SSS035 genomic window:
- a CDS encoding phosphoenolpyruvate carboxykinase (GTP) has translation MGDLARLPLLEKAPTTHAGLLAWVEEVAGLTQPDRIHWVDGTEVENTRLTDELVAAGTLTRLNQELFPNSFAAFSDPADVARVEEQTFICSEKEHDAGFTNNWMAPVEMKEKLRGLFAGSMRGRTMYVIPFVMGHLDAEDPKFGVEITDSAYVVASMRIMARIGTDVLNRITETNAFFVPALHSLGAPLEAGQADVPWPCNTDKWIVHFPEERSIWSFGSGYGGNALLGKKCYALRIASVMARDEGWLAEHMLILKLTSPEQKTYYVSAAFPSACGKTNLALLDPTIEGWKVETLGDDITWMRFGKEGELRAVNPEAGLFGVAPGTGWGTNPNAMRAIAKGNSIFTNVALTDDGGVWWEGMTEDVPAHLTDWQGNSWTSDSDKPAAHPNSRFCTPIDQIDMLAEEYNNPDGVELSAILFGGRRKTTIPLVTEARSWSNGIFMGSTLSSETTAAAAGAVGVVRRDPMAMLPFMGYDAGDYLNHWVNLSAKGNPERLPKIFLVNWFRRTAEGGFAWPGFGDNARVLKWAIERLEGKADAVETPIGFVPTGESIDLKGLDMTPAQVEEAVRVDPAEWAAELASIEEWYANFGDSLPEALQSELAGLKARLG, from the coding sequence ATGGGCGATCTCGCACGACTGCCGCTGCTTGAGAAAGCACCCACCACGCATGCTGGCCTGCTGGCATGGGTCGAAGAGGTTGCTGGACTCACGCAGCCGGACCGGATCCACTGGGTTGACGGTACCGAAGTGGAAAACACGCGTCTTACCGATGAACTCGTCGCGGCAGGAACGCTGACGCGCCTGAACCAGGAGCTCTTCCCCAACTCTTTCGCTGCATTCTCTGATCCCGCGGACGTAGCCCGTGTGGAAGAGCAGACCTTCATCTGCTCCGAGAAGGAGCACGACGCCGGCTTCACCAATAACTGGATGGCCCCGGTCGAGATGAAGGAAAAGCTGCGTGGGCTGTTTGCCGGCTCCATGCGCGGGCGCACCATGTACGTCATCCCGTTCGTCATGGGCCATCTGGATGCCGAAGATCCCAAGTTCGGCGTGGAGATCACCGACAGTGCCTACGTTGTTGCCTCGATGCGCATCATGGCCCGCATCGGCACCGACGTGCTGAACCGCATCACCGAGACCAACGCATTCTTCGTGCCGGCCCTGCACTCCCTGGGTGCGCCGCTCGAAGCAGGCCAGGCGGACGTGCCTTGGCCGTGCAACACGGACAAGTGGATCGTGCACTTCCCCGAGGAGCGCTCCATCTGGTCCTTCGGCTCCGGCTACGGCGGAAACGCGCTCCTGGGCAAGAAGTGCTACGCCCTGCGCATCGCTTCCGTCATGGCCCGCGACGAGGGCTGGCTGGCCGAGCACATGCTCATCCTGAAGCTGACCTCGCCCGAGCAGAAGACGTACTACGTCTCGGCTGCCTTCCCCTCCGCCTGCGGCAAGACCAACCTCGCGCTGCTCGATCCCACCATCGAAGGCTGGAAGGTGGAGACGCTCGGTGACGACATCACCTGGATGCGTTTCGGCAAGGAAGGCGAGCTCCGCGCCGTCAACCCCGAGGCGGGCCTCTTCGGCGTGGCTCCGGGCACCGGCTGGGGCACCAACCCCAACGCGATGCGCGCCATCGCCAAGGGCAACAGCATCTTCACCAACGTTGCACTGACCGACGACGGCGGCGTGTGGTGGGAGGGCATGACTGAGGACGTGCCTGCTCACCTGACCGATTGGCAGGGCAACTCCTGGACCTCGGATTCGGACAAGCCCGCAGCCCACCCGAACTCGCGCTTCTGCACGCCGATCGACCAGATCGACATGCTGGCCGAGGAGTACAACAACCCCGACGGCGTGGAGCTTTCCGCCATCCTGTTCGGCGGCCGGCGCAAGACCACCATCCCCCTGGTGACCGAGGCCCGCAGCTGGTCAAACGGCATCTTCATGGGTTCCACACTGTCCTCCGAGACCACTGCCGCGGCAGCCGGGGCGGTGGGCGTGGTTCGCCGCGATCCTATGGCCATGCTGCCGTTCATGGGCTACGACGCTGGCGACTACCTCAACCACTGGGTGAACCTGTCCGCCAAGGGCAACCCGGAGCGCCTGCCCAAGATCTTCCTGGTCAACTGGTTCCGCCGCACGGCCGAGGGTGGCTTTGCCTGGCCTGGCTTCGGCGACAACGCCCGTGTCCTCAAGTGGGCCATCGAGCGCCTGGAAGGCAAGGCGGACGCCGTCGAGACGCCGATCGGCTTTGTTCCCACCGGCGAATCCATCGACCTCAAGGGCCTGGACATGACGCCCGCCCAGGTCGAGGAAGCTGTCCGCGTTGACCCGGCCGAATGGGCCGCCGAGCTCGCGTCCATCGAGGAATGGTACGCCAACTTCGGCGATTCCCTCCCCGAGGCGCTGCAGTCCGAGCTTGCCGGCCTGAAGGCCCGCCTGGGCTAA
- a CDS encoding NAD(P)/FAD-dependent oxidoreductase encodes MTPETLQREFDVIVIGAGAVGENVADRVVQGGLTAVLVEAELVGGECSYWACMPSKALLRPGTALHGAQTVPGAAEAVTLTLDAAAVLKRRDYFTANWQDDSQVKWLENTGIELIRGHGWITEPRTVEVAGLDGNTYQLKARHAVVLATGSTPTTPPIDGLADLQVWGTREATSAHEVPERLAVIGGGVAGSELAQAFARLGSDVTLVARSGLLGTFPAEASKLVVAGLRADGVAVRLNTSTESVRENDDGTFTLTLQDPTADGRTTVIADKVLVSTGRHPALEGLGLERLGFEAQDGQPLKLTTDSTGLVQGLPDVPGTAGTPSEKGEEGENPWLYAVGDAAGRNFFTHQGKYEARATGDAIASRAKGELSGVPAAWSRYAQTANQHAVPNVVFTDPELAAVGRSVEQAKRDGYNVSSVELPIQVSGSSLHSEHYEGWAQLVVDEDRRVLLGATFAGPDVGELLHAATIAVVGEVPLERLWHAVPSFPTVSEVWLRLLEKYGL; translated from the coding sequence ATGACGCCTGAAACGCTGCAACGTGAATTCGATGTCATTGTGATCGGCGCTGGTGCCGTGGGGGAAAACGTCGCCGACCGGGTGGTCCAGGGCGGCCTGACGGCTGTCCTTGTTGAAGCCGAACTGGTGGGCGGCGAATGCTCATATTGGGCCTGCATGCCATCCAAAGCCCTGCTCCGCCCCGGCACAGCCCTGCACGGCGCACAGACGGTACCCGGCGCAGCGGAAGCCGTCACGCTGACACTGGATGCAGCGGCAGTCCTGAAGCGCCGGGACTATTTCACCGCAAACTGGCAGGACGACAGCCAGGTGAAGTGGTTGGAAAATACCGGGATTGAGCTGATCCGTGGCCACGGCTGGATCACCGAGCCGCGCACCGTTGAAGTAGCCGGGCTGGACGGCAACACTTACCAACTCAAGGCGCGTCACGCCGTCGTACTCGCCACCGGCTCCACACCCACCACACCTCCCATCGACGGGTTGGCGGATCTGCAGGTCTGGGGCACACGCGAAGCCACCTCGGCCCACGAGGTGCCGGAGCGCCTGGCTGTAATCGGCGGGGGTGTCGCGGGCAGCGAACTGGCGCAGGCATTCGCACGCCTGGGCTCGGACGTGACGCTGGTGGCCAGGAGCGGCCTGCTGGGCACGTTCCCCGCAGAGGCCAGCAAGCTTGTGGTCGCGGGGCTGCGCGCGGACGGCGTGGCGGTCCGCCTCAACACGTCCACCGAAAGTGTCAGGGAAAACGACGACGGCACGTTCACCCTCACACTTCAGGACCCGACGGCGGACGGCCGCACCACCGTCATTGCGGACAAGGTCCTCGTTTCAACAGGCCGGCATCCCGCCCTCGAAGGCCTCGGTCTGGAAAGGCTGGGTTTCGAGGCGCAGGACGGGCAGCCGCTGAAGCTCACCACCGACTCCACTGGACTAGTCCAGGGCCTCCCGGACGTCCCGGGCACGGCGGGTACCCCGAGCGAGAAGGGTGAGGAAGGCGAGAATCCCTGGCTTTACGCTGTTGGCGACGCCGCAGGAAGAAACTTCTTCACGCACCAGGGCAAATACGAGGCCAGGGCCACCGGCGACGCGATCGCGTCCCGAGCCAAGGGCGAGCTCAGCGGCGTCCCCGCGGCCTGGAGCCGGTACGCCCAGACCGCCAACCAGCATGCTGTCCCGAACGTGGTGTTCACCGATCCCGAACTGGCGGCCGTTGGGCGCTCGGTGGAGCAGGCAAAGCGGGACGGCTACAACGTGTCGTCCGTGGAGCTGCCCATCCAAGTGTCGGGTTCGTCCCTGCATTCGGAACACTACGAAGGCTGGGCGCAACTGGTGGTCGACGAGGACCGGCGGGTCCTGCTCGGCGCCACCTTCGCGGGCCCGGACGTGGGCGAACTGCTGCACGCGGCCACCATCGCAGTGGTGGGCGAGGTCCCGCTGGAGCGGCTGTGGCATGCGGTGCCATCGTTTCCCACGGTCAGCGAGGTGTGGCTGCGGCTCCTGGAGAAGTACGGCTTGTAG
- a CDS encoding ABC transporter ATP-binding protein → MLSVQQLLVKGRRDDLLPPTSLRVGRGELLLVTAERQDQRTALALTISGRMKPTGGRMSWDANERTKFLRLASALVDSPNVNEPEQHLSVRDLVTEDLALIPRRYRGALLSKPWLKVNSFEDIAGLWTEQLAPDRRIELLTALALANPHTDLLVVDSPDRHGAHAADWLPRLEELAYDAGRPLAVVVTVAALPAGWTGPATVIGNAVPDVDEAPGAAPITDEETESLLLETEDAK, encoded by the coding sequence TTGCTCTCCGTACAGCAGCTCCTTGTGAAGGGCCGGCGCGACGATTTGCTTCCGCCCACCTCTCTGCGGGTCGGCCGGGGTGAGCTCCTCCTCGTCACCGCCGAACGCCAGGACCAGCGGACAGCCCTTGCCCTGACCATCAGCGGGCGTATGAAACCCACTGGCGGCCGGATGTCCTGGGACGCCAACGAACGCACCAAATTCCTCCGCCTCGCGAGCGCCCTGGTGGATTCCCCCAACGTGAATGAGCCCGAGCAGCACCTCAGTGTCCGGGACCTTGTCACCGAGGACCTCGCCCTGATCCCCCGCCGCTACCGGGGCGCGCTGCTGAGCAAGCCCTGGCTCAAAGTCAACAGTTTCGAGGACATCGCGGGCCTGTGGACGGAGCAGCTGGCGCCGGATCGGCGCATTGAACTGCTGACGGCCCTGGCCCTCGCCAACCCGCACACGGACCTTTTGGTGGTGGACTCCCCCGACAGGCACGGTGCCCACGCTGCGGACTGGCTCCCGCGGCTTGAGGAGCTGGCGTACGACGCCGGCCGGCCGCTCGCCGTCGTCGTCACCGTTGCTGCCCTCCCGGCAGGGTGGACCGGACCGGCCACAGTGATCGGCAACGCCGTCCCGGACGTGGACGAAGCGCCCGGTGCGGCGCCGATCACAGACGAAGAAACCGAATCCCTCTTACTCGAAACCGAGGATGCCAAGTGA
- a CDS encoding YhgE/Pip family protein: MTVLRLARSELKRMTGGLLPKLTILALIMVPLLYGAVYLYANWNPYGNLNQIEAALVVEDAGATSSDGTELQAGKKVADGLVEGNVFNWQAVPSAAEADAGVSSGKYAFALKIPAEFSTNLVSPGSFDSASQAMLNVTTNDANNYLLSTIVDKLTTAVHTTVAKEVGEETANQLLTGFGTIHAQMLKAADGAGQLADGVATLRDGTVTLHTGTSELSAGAGELYNGQLKLRDGANQLTDGAGQLSGGLSVLKDKTATLPTDTRTLASGAAQVAAGNAQLNTKVQDVVTQLDAADQGLRTRVIESNARLVASEVITQVQADKILADFDTVAASSPVAAAKTRIQTDATQIQKLADGSEAVSVGAAQLATATPALKDAVVQASGGADQLHTGAATLATGEQTALDGAGRLAEGAQTLDAGAGQLEAGAGTAADGSRTLTDEISKGAGQVPNPDDSQKSSLSEVIADPVAVSNVSQAKADSYGAGLAPFFLTLALWIGIFMLVQAMRPITQRALASNAPAWKIAVGGWLPFLAVSVVQASLLTLVVNLALGLNPAHPVLMWLFMLAAAMAFSAIIQGIVALLGSPGKLVVLILLVLQLVSSGGTFPWQTTPQPLHVVHEILPMGYVVTGMRHLIYGADLSGIVPTVLGLLGYTLLGAAMSTFAVRKHKYWTLKTLKPEITV, from the coding sequence GTGACCGTGCTGCGGCTGGCCCGTTCCGAACTCAAGCGGATGACCGGTGGGTTGCTGCCGAAGCTGACCATCCTGGCCCTGATCATGGTGCCGCTCCTGTACGGGGCCGTGTATCTGTACGCCAACTGGAATCCCTATGGGAATCTGAACCAGATCGAGGCCGCCCTGGTGGTTGAAGACGCCGGCGCCACGTCCAGCGACGGGACCGAGCTCCAGGCGGGCAAGAAGGTGGCGGACGGTCTGGTGGAGGGGAACGTCTTCAACTGGCAGGCGGTCCCCTCGGCGGCCGAGGCCGACGCAGGGGTCAGCAGCGGCAAGTACGCGTTTGCACTGAAAATCCCGGCAGAATTCTCCACGAACCTCGTCTCACCCGGCAGCTTCGATTCGGCCAGCCAGGCGATGCTGAATGTCACCACCAACGATGCCAACAACTACCTGCTGAGCACCATCGTGGACAAGCTGACCACCGCGGTGCACACAACGGTGGCCAAGGAAGTGGGCGAAGAGACGGCGAACCAGCTGCTCACCGGGTTCGGCACCATCCACGCCCAGATGCTCAAGGCCGCAGACGGCGCCGGGCAGTTGGCGGACGGCGTGGCCACCCTCCGCGACGGGACGGTCACCCTGCATACGGGCACCAGCGAGCTCAGCGCGGGAGCCGGCGAGCTGTACAACGGGCAGCTGAAACTGCGTGACGGAGCCAATCAGCTGACCGACGGCGCCGGGCAGCTCAGCGGCGGGCTCTCCGTCCTGAAGGACAAGACCGCCACCCTGCCCACGGACACCCGGACCCTGGCCAGCGGCGCGGCACAGGTGGCCGCGGGGAACGCGCAGCTGAACACCAAGGTCCAGGACGTAGTCACCCAACTCGATGCCGCGGACCAGGGACTCCGGACGCGCGTGATCGAATCGAATGCCCGCCTGGTCGCCTCCGAAGTGATCACCCAGGTGCAGGCAGACAAAATCCTGGCCGACTTCGATACGGTGGCAGCCTCCAGCCCCGTGGCCGCGGCGAAGACCCGGATCCAGACCGACGCCACCCAGATCCAGAAGCTCGCGGACGGCTCCGAAGCCGTGAGCGTCGGCGCAGCCCAGCTGGCCACGGCCACCCCCGCGCTGAAGGACGCCGTTGTTCAGGCTTCCGGTGGCGCCGACCAGCTCCACACCGGGGCGGCCACGCTGGCCACCGGAGAGCAGACTGCGCTCGACGGCGCCGGACGCCTCGCGGAAGGGGCGCAAACCCTCGACGCCGGTGCGGGGCAGCTGGAAGCCGGGGCCGGCACCGCCGCTGACGGCTCACGGACGCTGACCGACGAAATTTCCAAGGGCGCCGGGCAGGTGCCCAACCCGGACGATTCGCAGAAGAGCAGCCTCTCCGAGGTGATTGCCGATCCCGTTGCGGTCAGCAACGTCTCGCAGGCAAAGGCGGACTCCTACGGCGCGGGGCTGGCACCGTTCTTCCTGACGCTAGCCTTGTGGATCGGCATCTTTATGCTGGTCCAGGCGATGCGGCCCATCACCCAGCGGGCCCTGGCGTCGAACGCCCCGGCCTGGAAAATCGCCGTCGGCGGCTGGCTTCCGTTCCTGGCCGTTTCGGTGGTGCAGGCGAGCCTGCTGACCCTCGTGGTGAATCTGGCGCTGGGCCTCAACCCCGCGCATCCGGTGCTGATGTGGCTGTTTATGCTAGCCGCGGCCATGGCCTTCAGCGCCATCATCCAAGGCATCGTGGCGCTGCTGGGGTCACCGGGCAAGCTGGTGGTGCTGATCCTGCTGGTGCTCCAGCTGGTGTCCTCGGGCGGCACGTTCCCCTGGCAGACCACCCCGCAGCCGCTCCATGTTGTCCACGAAATCCTGCCCATGGGCTACGTGGTCACGGGCATGCGGCACCTCATCTACGGCGCGGACCTGTCCGGGATCGTGCCCACTGTCCTGGGGCTGCTCGGCTACACGTTGCTGGGCGCGGCGATGTCCACGTTTGCTGTCCGGAAGCACAAGTACTGGACCCTCAAAACGCTCAAACCGGAGATCACGGTATGA
- a CDS encoding TetR/AcrR family transcriptional regulator has product MHGPAEKKLRPARTNATRQKLFDASMELIGQRGAAGVTVDEIAAAAGVSKGTVYYNFGSKSDLIAQLLRHGVDILKTRLLSEAGQPGADPLVAMEAMIGQAMDFMDDYPSFARLWVSENWRTPSEWRDTFAVLRSELLAVIGAAIENVAAVYPVDETVSRGSLETAIFGACFVVGLDRQTYNPERTRDQSVAAIMAIMRGYVVK; this is encoded by the coding sequence ATGCACGGTCCCGCCGAGAAGAAACTCCGCCCGGCCCGGACCAATGCCACCCGGCAGAAGCTCTTCGACGCGTCTATGGAGCTGATCGGCCAGCGTGGCGCAGCGGGTGTCACTGTGGACGAGATCGCCGCGGCGGCGGGCGTCTCCAAGGGCACTGTCTACTACAACTTCGGCAGCAAGTCGGACCTGATCGCGCAGCTGCTGCGGCACGGCGTGGACATCCTGAAGACACGCCTGCTTAGCGAGGCCGGGCAGCCCGGGGCTGATCCATTGGTGGCCATGGAGGCAATGATCGGCCAGGCCATGGATTTTATGGACGATTACCCGTCATTCGCCCGTTTGTGGGTGAGCGAAAACTGGCGGACTCCCAGCGAATGGCGGGACACTTTCGCGGTGCTCCGGTCTGAACTCCTGGCGGTCATCGGCGCGGCCATAGAGAACGTGGCTGCCGTCTATCCGGTGGACGAAACGGTCTCGCGGGGCAGCCTCGAAACGGCGATCTTTGGCGCCTGCTTTGTGGTGGGGCTTGACCGGCAGACCTACAACCCGGAACGCACCCGTGACCAAAGCGTTGCAGCAATCATGGCAATCATGCGCGGCTATGTCGTGAAGTAG
- a CDS encoding EamA family transporter: protein MNLRHSLLAALVAVLWGLNFVAIDFGLHANGREVPPLLFVAMRFLLVVFPWIFFIRKPDVSWKAIIGVGAFMSAGQFGLLYLAMALGMPAGLASLVLQAQVLLTVLLAAGFLRERPSRSQLAGVVLGVAGLAVVAVGRSAVAPVLPLIIVLGAALSWAAGNVVARKAKAASGLGLVVWSGAVVPGPLAGLSLLVDGPDAVFGTLADLQPATILSALYTAIFASLVGYGIWNRLLASYPSSAVVPFTLLVPVVGMSAAWLALGEVPTPAELAGGLLLLGGVATAVLAGRGRQVLRLGQRRGAGLPPVLVPGLGAGLRTGEADDDGRLAAEAGIRAGAREPDAR from the coding sequence GTGAATCTCCGACACTCCCTCCTTGCTGCCTTGGTCGCCGTCCTCTGGGGCCTGAACTTCGTGGCCATCGACTTCGGCCTGCATGCGAACGGCCGTGAGGTTCCCCCGCTGCTGTTTGTGGCCATGCGCTTCCTCCTGGTGGTCTTCCCCTGGATCTTCTTCATCAGGAAGCCCGACGTCAGCTGGAAGGCGATCATCGGCGTCGGCGCCTTTATGAGCGCGGGCCAGTTCGGCCTCCTCTACCTGGCCATGGCACTGGGCATGCCGGCAGGCCTCGCCTCCCTGGTCCTCCAGGCGCAGGTGCTGCTCACCGTCCTCCTGGCCGCCGGGTTCCTGCGCGAGCGCCCCAGCCGGAGCCAACTGGCCGGCGTCGTTCTCGGCGTTGCGGGGCTGGCCGTGGTGGCCGTCGGCCGCAGTGCCGTGGCACCGGTGCTCCCGCTCATCATCGTCCTGGGAGCCGCGCTGTCCTGGGCGGCCGGTAACGTCGTTGCGCGGAAGGCCAAGGCCGCCTCCGGGCTGGGGCTGGTGGTCTGGTCCGGCGCAGTGGTGCCCGGGCCCCTCGCGGGACTGTCGCTGCTGGTGGACGGCCCGGATGCGGTGTTCGGCACGCTGGCAGACCTCCAGCCGGCCACGATCCTGAGCGCGCTGTACACGGCCATTTTCGCGTCGCTGGTGGGGTACGGGATCTGGAACCGGCTCCTGGCCAGCTATCCGTCGTCGGCCGTGGTCCCCTTTACGCTGCTGGTTCCCGTGGTGGGCATGAGCGCGGCCTGGCTGGCGTTGGGGGAGGTACCGACGCCGGCGGAACTGGCTGGCGGGTTGCTCCTCCTGGGCGGGGTGGCGACTGCCGTGCTCGCCGGCCGAGGCCGGCAGGTTCTGCGGCTGGGTCAGCGGCGGGGCGCCGGTTTGCCGCCCGTCTTGGTGCCCGGTTTGGGTGCCGGTTTGCGGACCGGGGAGGCGGACGACGACGGCCGCTTGGCTGCCGAGGCTGGCATCCGGGCGGGCGCGCGGGAGCCTGACGCACGCTGA
- a CDS encoding LysR family transcriptional regulator has product MIEIGSLRALAAIEQHGSVIAASEVIGFSPSAVSQQIKKLEKQTGFPVLERRGRGVLLTERGLTLAAYGRRILSELEELESTLLADPAKPTGHLKVVAFSTACRGLVGPLLGRLASSGADLDLSVLAEDPREAVARVANGEADLGVVHNWNSVPLVIPEHMKLEWLCEDVADVLVHRDHLLAGRGQVEPADLVDERWISTPHGAICNEALLRIFADLGRVPDIRVYDPDFATHIALVEQGAVVALVPRLGRPALPADVVGLPLVNPTQVSQVGIVYRRTMAASPGIQHVAGLLREVAGSRGVSGSRGVSGLAGP; this is encoded by the coding sequence ATGATTGAGATCGGCTCACTGCGGGCCCTGGCGGCGATTGAACAGCACGGTTCGGTCATAGCGGCGTCGGAGGTAATTGGCTTCAGTCCGTCGGCAGTCTCCCAGCAGATCAAGAAGCTGGAGAAACAGACCGGATTCCCCGTCCTGGAGCGCCGCGGCCGTGGCGTGCTGCTGACCGAGCGGGGGCTCACGCTGGCAGCGTACGGCCGGCGCATCCTATCGGAGCTCGAGGAACTGGAATCCACCCTGTTGGCGGATCCGGCCAAACCTACCGGGCACCTCAAGGTTGTTGCCTTTTCCACGGCCTGCAGGGGCCTCGTGGGGCCGCTGCTGGGACGGCTGGCCTCGTCCGGAGCGGACCTGGACCTCAGCGTGCTGGCCGAGGACCCGCGGGAAGCCGTGGCGCGGGTGGCCAACGGGGAGGCGGACCTGGGTGTGGTCCACAACTGGAACTCCGTCCCGCTGGTCATACCGGAGCACATGAAACTCGAGTGGTTGTGCGAGGACGTAGCGGACGTCCTGGTGCACCGCGACCATCTCCTGGCAGGACGCGGCCAGGTGGAACCGGCGGATCTGGTGGACGAGCGCTGGATCAGCACGCCGCACGGAGCCATCTGCAACGAGGCCCTACTGAGGATCTTCGCCGACCTTGGCCGGGTGCCGGACATTAGGGTCTACGATCCAGACTTCGCAACCCACATCGCACTGGTGGAGCAGGGAGCCGTGGTGGCGCTGGTCCCCCGCCTCGGCCGGCCCGCGCTGCCTGCGGACGTCGTCGGCCTGCCCCTGGTCAACCCCACGCAGGTCAGTCAGGTGGGCATCGTGTACCGCCGCACCATGGCGGCCAGCCCGGGCATCCAGCACGTCGCCGGACTGCTGCGGGAGGTCGCCGGGTCCCGTGGGGTCAGCGGATCCCGTGGGGTCAGTGGGCTCGCGGGACCTTGA
- a CDS encoding histidine phosphatase family protein produces the protein MSDHHIKRLVIMRHAKSDWPGGVADHERPLEERGHREAPLAGKWLVKHGILPDFILCSSALRTRQTCTWVCSELGDKAPTPKLEDGLYAASALRMLAVVNHVPDTVTTLMLISHMPGVQDLAMHLASRDSNHDAYMDAATRYPTSALTVLETEKSWAELDGQDARLTKFKVPRAH, from the coding sequence ATGAGCGACCACCACATCAAACGCCTGGTGATCATGCGGCACGCCAAGTCCGACTGGCCCGGCGGCGTGGCGGATCATGAGCGGCCGCTGGAGGAACGGGGACACCGCGAGGCGCCCCTGGCCGGCAAGTGGCTGGTCAAACACGGCATCCTTCCGGACTTCATTCTGTGTTCCAGTGCGCTCCGCACCCGCCAGACCTGCACTTGGGTGTGCTCAGAACTGGGGGATAAGGCCCCGACGCCGAAACTTGAGGACGGACTCTACGCCGCCTCTGCGCTGCGGATGCTCGCCGTGGTCAACCACGTGCCTGACACCGTCACCACCCTGATGCTCATCTCGCACATGCCTGGCGTCCAGGACCTCGCCATGCACCTGGCCTCACGCGACTCAAACCACGACGCCTACATGGACGCCGCCACCCGCTACCCCACCAGCGCCCTCACGGTGCTGGAAACGGAAAAATCCTGGGCCGAGCTGGATGGGCAGGACGCCCGGCTGACCAAGTTCAAGGTCCCGCGAGCCCACTGA
- a CDS encoding winged helix-turn-helix domain-containing protein, with translation MSVASGYVHISVRNAGKAGQASGLRQGFGARPAFAPAAPGASFPAPGYAPQGYNPSSYGQLRAVQPAEAAPLTAPTPVIAGPNNVRPVASDTVARGFVLYMGIDEETAAAAGTSIAKLAQEIRAYAQSLVTSAESYAAVAVAPAGTPGSALDVVRSTFGDPTVNAQKRTETARLQQPQDPRPSGVLIDLARREVHLDGESLNLTFKEFELLNYLVENGTRTVGRDELLEGLWRNAEEVPNERTIDVHIRRLRSKLGRLANTVRTVRGQGYRFYEHPEVIVWAAPEYSI, from the coding sequence ATGTCAGTTGCATCCGGATACGTCCACATCTCCGTCCGTAACGCAGGCAAGGCCGGCCAGGCTTCCGGCCTCCGCCAGGGGTTCGGTGCCCGACCGGCGTTCGCCCCGGCTGCCCCCGGAGCCAGCTTTCCTGCCCCCGGCTACGCACCCCAGGGCTACAACCCCAGTTCCTACGGCCAGCTCCGCGCCGTCCAGCCTGCCGAAGCCGCGCCGCTGACCGCGCCCACTCCGGTGATCGCGGGACCCAACAATGTCCGCCCGGTCGCAAGTGACACCGTGGCCCGCGGATTTGTCCTTTACATGGGCATCGACGAGGAGACCGCAGCGGCTGCCGGAACCTCCATTGCCAAACTTGCCCAGGAAATCCGCGCTTACGCGCAGTCACTCGTGACCAGTGCCGAAAGCTACGCGGCCGTGGCCGTGGCGCCGGCCGGCACCCCCGGTTCCGCGCTCGACGTCGTCCGTTCCACCTTTGGTGACCCCACCGTGAACGCGCAGAAGCGCACCGAGACTGCCAGGCTGCAGCAGCCCCAGGACCCGCGCCCGTCCGGCGTCCTGATCGATCTTGCCCGCCGCGAAGTCCACCTTGACGGCGAATCCCTGAACCTGACCTTCAAGGAATTCGAACTCCTGAACTACCTGGTGGAAAACGGCACCCGCACGGTTGGCCGCGATGAACTGCTTGAGGGCCTGTGGCGCAACGCCGAGGAAGTCCCCAACGAGCGCACCATCGACGTCCACATCCGCCGCCTCCGCTCCAAGCTGGGCCGCCTCGCCAACACCGTCCGTACCGTCCGCGGCCAGGGCTACCGCTTCTACGAGCACCCCGAAGTGATTGTCTGGGCCGCTCCGGAATACTCGATCTAG